A stretch of Gossypium hirsutum isolate 1008001.06 chromosome A06, Gossypium_hirsutum_v2.1, whole genome shotgun sequence DNA encodes these proteins:
- the LOC107960158 gene encoding NADH-ubiquinone oxidoreductase 20.9 kDa subunit, which translates to MNTDITASAKPEYPVIDRNPPFTKVVGNFNTLDYLRFTTITGVSVTVGYLSGIKPGLKGPSMVTGGLIGLMGGFMYAYQNSAGRLMGFFPNDGEVAQYQKRGLKN; encoded by the exons ATGAATACAGACATAACAGCTTCGGCCAAACCAGAGTACCCAGTTATAGATCGAAACCCTCCTTTCACCAAAGTCGTTGGCAATTTCAACACCCTCGATTACCTCCGTTTCACTACCATTACCGGCGTTTCAGTCACCGTCGGCTACCTCTCCG GGATAAAACCAGGATTAAAAGGGCCTTCAATGGTGACAGGAGGGTTGATTGGGTTAATGGGTGGATTTATGTACGCGTACCAGAACTCAGCGGGTCGACTCATGGGATTTTTCCCTAATGATGGCGAGGTCGCTCAGTACCAAAAACGTGGACTCAAAAACTAG